The following coding sequences lie in one Gouania willdenowi chromosome 5, fGouWil2.1, whole genome shotgun sequence genomic window:
- the rpl22 gene encoding large ribosomal subunit protein eL22: MAPIKKMVYKKQGGKRKKQLLKFTLDCTHPVEDGIMDAANFEQFLQERIKVNGKAGNLGGGVVAIERSKSKIAVNSEVPFSKRYLKYLTKKYLKKNNLRDWLRVVANTKESYELRYFQINQDEEEEEDDD, translated from the exons ATGGCCCCGATT aaaaagatgGTGTATAAGAAGCAGGGTGGGAAGAGGAAGAAGCAGCTCCTGAAGTTTACCCTGGACTGCACTCACCCTGTGGAGGATGGCATTATGGATGCTGCCAACTTT GAGCAGTTTCTACAGGAACGCATCAAGGTGAACGGGAAAGCTGGAAACCTCGGTGGAGGCGTGGTGGCCATCGAGAGGAGCAAGAGCAAAATCGCAGTGAACTCTGAAGTCCCATTCTCAAAGAG gTACTTAAAGTATCTGACTAAGAAGTATCTGAAAAAGAACAACCTCAGGGATTGGTTGAGAGTGGTTGCCAACACGAAGGAGAGCTACGAGCTGCGCTACTTCCAGATTAAccaggatgaagaggaggaggaagacgaCGATTAA